TCCGGTACCGAGCGTGCCGGCGACCTGGATGAACACCTTTGCCAAGCCTGGGCCGATGTACGCAACCAACGCCGTGGTGCTGGGCTTCAACCCGGTCGCCGGCCTCGGCCTGCTGATCTGGGGAATCATCAATTTCTTTGGCGACGACTATGGGCATCACGGTGCTTTGCGCCATTTCATGCCCGTTGAGTTCGACAAGGACCACCGATCCTCCCTTCTCTGGGAGCCGGGTTGCAGCACGATCGTCGATCACGGCTGCGCCAAGGCCCTGCGCGCTACCAACGGCTTGCCCGAACGCGGATCGTTTCTGCGGCAGTTGTTCGACCGGGGTCACCACTCAATGGTCGGCAGCTACATCCCCGGCTGCTGGGCCAGCTTGCGCCGTTGGCAGGAAGCACTGCAGCTCAAGCGTTCGCTGGTGACCAATCGCGAATTCGAGTGGATCAGCAGCGCGCTGGAGAATATTCAGCAACAGCTGCGGGCCGTTAAGCGCGATCTGCAAAACAACCACCGTTCTTACGTGCGAGAGCAGGAGCGCGCGCACAAGACGCTGATGCTCAATCAGGAAATAGACAAGATCAGCATGACCAAGGCCCGCCTGACAGCGCTGCGCAGTCAACGGGTCACTGAGACCGACGTTTACGGCAGCTATGCCGACCAGCCCGAATGGGTTGAGGAAAGTCTGCTGCGCTGGAACGCCCACCCTGAAAACCTGGTTCAGGAGCAACTGGCGATGATTCCGCCAGCCGTTGAAGACCACGACGCCGCTATCGCCGCGATGACCGGTGGGCATGCAGTTGGCGCGCCGTTTCAGCTGGATATTGATTCGATTGTTTAGCGCTCTGACGTAATCCTTTCTCGACTCAAAAAGACACGCAGTGCGCCTGGCGGCGTAATTTAGGACAAGGAGTTCAATTAGACATGGGCACTAGCTTTTTAAAAAAACGGATCACGGTTCCAGCCTTAATTTTGCTTTTTATCAGCACCTCTGTTCCGGCTGAAATGTGCATTGCAAAAATTTGCATGTTTAAAGGCCCATTATCATCAACGGGGGCTATGTTGCTCTTCACAACAACCGTGCCGTTTTATACGACGTCGGAAGAAATCAAAAGCCTTTCGAAGCACTACGTGCAAGCTGTAAGGGACGACGCCACTACCTATATCGCTACGGACGGAGAATTCGACGGGGCCATGCTTGAATCGGCATGGCGTGCATATCACCTTCAGAATACCGAGCAGAAATTAAGCAAGAGAGACTTTGCCCATATGGTTTTGGCTACCTACGGATAGCCATTAAATATCCGGACGGATAGCAGACGTACAAAAAATGGGCACCCGACCGCAATCGGTGTGCCCATTTCTCATTTGCGGTTCTCCCCGTCATGCAGGGGAGCACGCCGCCATCAAGGATTGACGCTGTCTTTCAACGACTTGCCTGGCTTGAACGCAACGGTATTGCTGGCCTTGATCTTGACCGGTTCGCCGGTCTGCGGGTTTTTGCCGGTGCGGGCGCCGCGGTGGCGTTGCAGGAAGGTGCCGAAGCCGACCAGCGTCACGCTGTCCTTGCGGTGCAGGGCGCCGGTGATTTCTTCGAGGACGGCGTTGAGGACGCGGTTGGCCTGTTCTTTGGTCAGGTCTGCCTTTTCGGCGATTGCAGCGGCGAGTTCTGGTTTACGCATTAGTGAAGCCCCTTTGACGGTTTTTTGTTGTTATGTCCGTGCTGTTCTCGTTGGAACAGCGCCCAAGGCGCCGCAGGCTCTACTCTGCGGCAGACGGGAGTGAGAATGGCACGCCGCCAACGGCGGCGCCAGTCTCCCCAAGACCTTTGTCGGGGCAAAAGAGCGGTGATTACGACAGAACGACCGGCATTTACGCCAGCAGTGGCGGCAGCTGTTTGTTCAGGACCAGTTTTTCCAGGACGGCCCCGCCGGTCAGGGCGTAACCGAGCAACCGACCGTCGGCGCTGTGGCACAGCGCTTTGATGTCGCCGCCCTGCCCTTCGACGCTCCACACGCCTTCGCTGCCCCGTGGCGGCGGGGAAACCACCAGCGGGCATACTGGGGTTTTCACGGTGATCGGCATCGGCCCGTAACTGACCGCGGTCGGGTTTCCGGCGAGGGTTTGCGCCAGCGCTCGAGCGCAACTCATCAGCGGCATCACGTAGAGCAGATTGAGCCCGTCGACTTCGGCGCAGTCGCCCAGGGCGTAGATGTTGGCGTGGGAGGTTTTCAGGTAACGGTCGACCATCACGCCGCGATTGACCTGCACGCCGGCAGCCGCCGCCAGATCGATGCGCGGGCGAAGGCCGATCGCCGAGACCACGACATCGCACGGGATAACGTGGCCGTCGGACAGGTGCGCTTGCAGTCCGTCAGCCACTTTCTCCAGCCGGGTCAGCACCGGGCCGAGGTGAAACTTCGCCCCGATACTTTCCAGCCCGGCCTGCACGGCCGCCGCAGCGGCTGGATGCAACAGCATTGGCATGACCTGTTCGCACGGTGCGACCAGTTGCACTTCGTAGCCGCCGAGGATCAGGTCATTGGCGAATTCGCAGCCGATCAGCCCGGCGCCGAGCAACAACACCCGACGCTTGCCCGCCGCTGCGGCACGGAAGCGCGCGTAGTCTTCGAGATCGTTGATCGGGAATACCAGATCTGCGCCGTCGCCTTCGATCGGCACGCGCACGGTTTCCGCGCCCCAGGCCAGGATCAGGTCGCGATAGGGCACGGCTTCTTCACCGATCCACAAGCGTTTGTGGCCGGCGTCGATGCCGCTGATGCGCGTGTGGGTGCGCACTTCGGCCTTCAACTGCTCGGCCATGGCGCCGGGCTCGGCTATGCTCAGGCCGTCGGCGTCCTTGTTCTTGCCGAAACCGGTGGAGAGCATCGGCTTGGAGTAAGAGCGGCCGTCATCGGCGGTGATCAGCAGCAACGGGGTTTCGCTGTCGAGCTTGCGAAACTCGCGGGCCAGGTTGTAGCCCGCAAGCCCGGTGCCGATGATGACGACTGGTGCGCTCATGCCTTACTCCTCTGATTTGCTTAGTTGATTTCGATCATTTCGAAGTCCATCTTGCCGACGCCGCAGTCGGGGCACAGCCAGTCTGCCGGTACGTCTTCCCAGCGGGTGCCCGGCGCGATGCCGTCATCCGGCCAGCCATCGGCTTCGTTATAGATCAGGCCACAGACGATACATTGCCACTTCTTCATTCAGGTACTTCCTCAGGGTTCAGGCGTAGTGCCGGCGCGGACGGTCGATGGGTGCTGCGTTGCCATCCGGCTCAGGGCGTTTTGTACTGAGGGTGCCGGGCAGATGCAAGCCTGTTCGGCGCAACGGCAGCCGGCGCCGCTCGATCTTATCGCCCGCCATGGTAAGCTCGCCGCCTCATTTGCGGCCAATAATGACTCATTGTGCAACATTCAAATGCCTGCCCCGCCCCGCTCTGGCTGACCCAAGACCGCATGACGCCCCGCCCCGATCCGTTGACGCTGGACTGGTTGTTCGACGAAGGTTCTCTGACCCGCCGTTTGACCCGTTTGTCCGAGGATGGCTTCAGCGTGTCGCCGCTGTTCGAAGGCTGGGACACCCTGCGCGCTGATGAATGCGCGGCGCTGGATCTGGCCGAGGGCAGCGAAGGCTGGGTGCGCGAAGTGTATTTGCGCGGCCACGGCGAGGGCTGGGTGTTTGCCCGCAGCGTTGCCTCGCGGGCGGCCCTGCAAGGTGATGGTTTGCACATGGATGAACTGGGCAGCCGCTCGCTGGGCGAATTGCTGTTTTGCGATCGGGCATTTCAGCGCCGCGCCATTGAAGTCTGCCACTACCCTGAACAATGGTTGCCGCCAGCGGTGCAAGCCCCTGAGCTGTGGGGCCGGCGTTCGCGCTTCGACCGTGGCGCGCTGAGCGTGCTGGTCGCGGAAATTTTCCTGCCGAGCCTGTGGGACGCCGCCCGCGCCCACCCGGAGAACTGCTGATGTATCAGAGCCTGCTCAAGTCCCTCAACCGTCTGAACCCGCGCGCCTGGGACTTCGTGCAGTTGACGCGCATGGACAAGCCGATCGGCATTTACCTGCTGCTGTGGCCGACGCTGTGGGCACTGTGGATCGCTGGCAAGGGTTCACCGTCGCTGGCCAACGTCGTCATCTTCGTCCTCGGCGTGGTGCTGACCCGCGCTGGCGGCTGCGTGATCAATGACTGGGCCGACCGCAAGGTCGACGGCCACGTCAAACGCACCGCGCAACGGCCGCTTGCTGCTGGACGGATCAGCTCGAAGGAAGCGCTGGTGTTCTTTGCCGTGCTGATGGGCATCAGTTTTCTGCTGGTGCTGTGCACCAACGCGCCGACGATCTGGCTGTCGCTCGGCGGTCTGGCGCTGGCATTCACGTATCCGTTCATGAAGCGCTACACCTACTACCCGCAAGTGGTGCTGGGTGCGGCGTTTTCCTGGGGCATGCCGATGGCCTTCACCGCCGAAACCGGCGAGTTGCCAGCGGCGGCGTGGCTGCTGTGGATCGCCAATCTGCTGTGGACGGTGGGCTACGACACTTATTACGCGATGACCGATCGCGATGACGACCTGAAGATCGGCGTGAAATCCACGGCAATTCTATTTGGCGAAGCGGATCGGGTGATCATCCTCAGCTTGCAGGCGTTGTCATTGGGTTGCCTGATCCTTGCCGGGTCGAAGTTCGAGCTGGGGATCTGGTTCCACCTCGGCTTGCTGGTGGCGGCCGGGTGTTATGCGTGGGAGTTCTGGTACACGCGCAGCAAGGACCGCATGCGTTGCTTCCAGGCCTTCTTGCACAACCATTGGGCAGGGTTGGCGATATTTGTCGGGATCGTGCTGGATTACGCATTGCGCTAAACGCAAACATGTAGGAGTGAGCCTGCTCGCGATAGCGGTGTGTCCGTTAACGAAAGTATCGACTGACACACCGCTATCGCGAGCAGGCTCACTCCTACAAGGGGACCGTGGTTACTTGGCCTTGGCGACTTTCCAGGCGCCGTCCATTTTGCCGTCGCCGGTCATGTCGCCGGCCTTTTTGTCCATTACGAAGGTGTACAGCGGCATGCCTTGGTAGGCCCACTGCATCGTACCGTCGTCACGCTTGATCACCGTCCAGTCGCCCATGGATTTGTCGCCGGCCTCAGCCTTCAGCGGTGGCCAGTTCGTTGCGCATTTGTCGTTGCAGGCAGACTTGCCAGCGGAGTCCTTGGCGAAAGTGTACAGGGTCATGCCCTTGTGATCGGTGTACATGCCGTCCTTCTCCATCGCCGGATCGGCCGCCATGGCCAGGCCCGGCAGTGTCAGGGCGGCGGCCATCAGCAGGGATTTGAAAGAAGCAGTCATCTGAGTCATGGAAACCTTCTTTTGTGGTTGTCAGGATTCGGACTTGGAGCTTAGTTCAGGATCAGCACAAACGCCGCCACTCTGAAATACTGTCACACGACTGCAATAATTCCGTTATCTAATGCGGCGCAAGACAGTTAAATGACAAGAGGATTAAGGCATGGTTGGCAGGAGCATTCTGATCGTCGACGACGAAGCGCCCATTCGCGAAATGATCGCCGTGGCGTTGGAAATGGCCGGCTATGACTGCCTCGAGGCAGAGAACTCACAGCAGGCCCACGCCATCATCGTCGACCGCAAGCCGGATCTGATCCTGCTCGACTGGATGCTGCCCGGCACTTCCGGCATCGAACTGGCCCGGCGCCTCAAGCGTGACGAGCTGACCGGGGACATCCCGATCATCATGCTCACCGCCAAGGGCGAAGAGGACAACAAGATCCAGGGCCTGGAAGTCGGTGCCGACGACTACATCACCAAACCGTTTTCCCCCCGTGAACTGGTCGCCCGCCTCAAAGCCGTGCTGCGCCGCGCCGGCCCCACCGATGGCGAAGCGCCGATCGAAGTCGGTGGCCTGCTGCTCGACCCGATCAGCCACCGCGTGACCATCGACGGCAAACCCGCCGAGATGGGCCCGACCGAATACCGCCTGCTGCAATTCTTCATGACCCATCAGGAACGCGCCTACACCCGTGGCCAGTTGCTCGACCAGGTCTGGGGCGGCAACGTCTATGTCGAAGAGCGCACCGTCGACGTGCACATTCGCCGCCTGCGCAAGGCCCTCGGCGACGCTTACGAAAATCTGGTACAAACCGTGCGCGGCACCGGCTACCGGTTCTCGACCAAAGCCTGATCCGCCCGCCAGACTCGCTGACAAGGACCGTATCGACTGTGAATCAAAACTGGCATGGCACCCTGATTCGCCACATGCTGTTGCTGGTCACCGCCTGCCTGGTGATCGGCCTGATCACCGGCTATTACGGCTGGAGCCTTGCGGCCGGTCTGGGCCTTTATCTGGCCTGGACGCTCAAGCAATTGCTGCGTCTGCACGAATGGCTGCGCCAGCACCAACCCGATGAAGCGCCGCCCGATGGCTATGGCCTGTGGGGCGAGGTCTTCGACAGCATCTACCATCTGCAACGCCGCGACCAACGGGTGCGCGGGCGTCTGCAAGCGGTCATCGACCGGGTACAGGAATCCACCGCCGCGCTGAAAGATGCAGTGATCATGCTCGACAGCGACGGCAATCTGGAATGGTGGAACCGCGCCGCCGAAACCCTGCTCGGCCTCAAGACCCCACAGGACAGCGGCCAACCGGTGACCAACCTGGTGCGCCATCCACGCTTCAAGGAATACTTCGAGCAGGACAGCTTCGCCGAGCCGCTGGAAATTCCCTCGCCGACCAATGATCGGGTGCGCATTCAGCTGTACCTGACCCGCTACGGCAACAACGAACATTTGATGCTGGTCCGCGATGTCACGCGCATCCATCAGCTGGAACAGATGCGCAAGGATTTCATCGCCAACGTCTCCCACGAATTGCGTACGCCGCTGACAGTGATCTGCGGTTACCTGGAAACCCTGCTCGACAATGTCGAAGAGGTGAACCCGCGCTGGAGCCGTGCCCTGCAGCAGATGCAGCAACAGGGCGGGCGCATGCAGACGTTGCTCAACGATTTGTTGCTGCTGGCCAAGCTGGAAGCCACCGATTACCCGTCCGACAACCAGCCGGTGCAGATCGACACTTTGCTGCAATCGATCACCAGCGATGCGCAGCAGTTGTCCGGCGCGAAAAACCAGCACATCACGCTGGAAGCCGACGCCCGCCTGGTGCTCAAGGGCAGCGAGGCCGAACTGCGCAGTGCGTTTTCCAATCTGGTGTTCAACGCGGTCAAGTACACCCCGGCCGAGGGCAACATCCGCATTCGCTGGTGGGGCGACGATCAGGGCGCGCACCTGAGCGTGCAGGATTCGGGGATCGGCATCGACAGCAAACACCTGCCGCGCCTGACCGAACGCTTCTACCGTGTGGACTCCAGTCGCAACTCCAACACCGGCGGCACCGGCCTCGGCCTGGCCATCGTCAAGCACGTGTTGTTGCGCCACCGCGCGCGCATGGAGATCAGCAGCGTGCCCGGCCACGGCAGCACGTTCACCTGCCATTTCGCCCCGGCCCAGGTGGCCAGCGCACGGGTGATCAGCGCCGCCGAGTGATGCCGCCCGGCACACGCCACTAGGCAATCGTCCGGTCAGCCGCTACATTGGCTGACTTGTGCCTGCCTTTCAGGCGCTGTTTTTCCCTACTTTCGAATCACACGGAACCCGCAAAACTCCATCATGGACCCTTCCCCTGGCTTGTCCCTCGCAACCATTTTTGCCGACTTCGGCATGATCCTTTTTGCTCTGATCCTGGTTTTGCTCAACGGTTTTTTCGTTGCGGCGGAATTCGCCATGGTCAAACTGCGCTCGACCCGGGTCGAGGCCATCGCTGAACAGCACGGCTGGCGCGGGCATATCCTGCGCACCGTGCACAGTCAGCTCGATGCCTACCTGTCGGCGTGCCAGCTCGGCATCACCCTCGCCTCCCTCGGCCTGGGCTGGGTCGGCGAGCCGGCGTTCGCGCATATTCTCGAACCGCTGCTGAGCGCAGTCGGCGTCGATTCGCCCGAGATCATCAAAGGCGTGTCGTTCTTCACCGCGTTCTTCATCATTTCGTACCTGCACATCGTCGTCGGTGAGCTCGCGCCCAAGTCGTGGGCGATCCGCAAACCCGAGCTGCTGTCGCTGTGGACGGCGGTGCCGCTGTACCTGTTCTACTGGGCCATGTACCCGGCGATCTACCTGCTCAACGCCAGCGCCAACGCGATTCTGCGCATTGCAGGGCAAGGTGAACCCGGCCCGCACCATGAACACCATTACAGCCGCGAAGAACTGAAACTGATCCTGCACTCCAGCCGCGGCCAGGATCCGAGCGATCAGGGCATGCGCGTACTGGCATCGGCGGTGGAAATGGGCGAGCTGGAAGTGGTCGACTGGGCCAACTCCCGGGAAGACCTGATCACCCTGGAATTCAATGCGCCGCTGAAGGAAATCCTGGCGATGTTCCGTCGCCACAAGTTCAGCCGTTACCCGGTGTACGACAGCGAGCGCCAGGAGTTCGTCGGCCTGCTGCACATCAAGGATCTGCTGCTGGAGCTGGCGGCGCTGGACCACATTCCCGAGTCGTTCAACCTGGCCGAGCTGACCCGCCCGCTGGAGCGCGTATCGCGGCACATGCCGCTGTCGCAGCTGCTGGAACAGTTCCGCAAGGGCGGATCGCACTTCGCCGTGGTCGAGGAGGCTGATGGCAACATCATCGGCTACCTGACCATGGAAGACGTGCTGGAAGTGCTGGTCGGCGATATCCAGGACGAACACCGCAAGGCTGAGCGCGGCATTCTCGCCTATCAGCCGGGCAAGCTGTTGGTGCGTGGCGATACGCCGTTGTTCAAGGTCGAGCGCCTGCTTGGCATCGATCTGGATCACATCGAAGCGGAAACCCTCGCCGGGCTGGTCTACGAAACCCTGAAACGGGTGCCGGAAGAGGAAGAAGTGCTGGAAGTCGAAGGCCTGCGGATCATCATCAAGAAGATGAAAGGGCCGAAGATTGTCCTGGCCAAGGTGTTGATGCTCGATTGATACGCTGATCCTGCACCGCGCCGCGCCTTTCGCGAGCAAGCTCGCTCCCACATTGGAATACGTTTCATCTGTGGGAGCGAGCTTGCTCGCGAAGGGGCCAGCACGGTCACCTCATCACTGTTTGCCCAACGCAAAGTTGGGCAACGCCCCCAGCGGCTGCACAAACTGATACGGAATCGACACCAGCCCTTCGCCGGTATTGCGCTGCACCACGAAGTGCAAGTGCGGGCCGCTGCTGTTGCCGGTATTGCCCGACAGCGCCAGCGGGCTGCCGACCTTGACCCGCTGCCCTTCGCGCACACTCACCGAGCCCTGTTTCAGATGCAGGTACACGCCCATGGTGCCGTCATCGTGCAGCACCCGGACGAAATTGCCGGACGCATCGGTGCCGCGCCCGCTCTGGGAATTCTCGGTCTTCACCACCACCCCCGCTCGCGCCGCGATGATCGGCGTGCCCACCGGCATGGCGATGTCCATGGCGTAGCGATTCTTCGGCCCGTAGTGGCTGTACTGGCCGTTGGCGCCCTGGCTCAGGCGAAACGGCCCGCCACGCCAGGGCAGCGGATAGCGATAGCTCTGCGCCGTGCCTGAGGGGTCGCCCAGCGAATACTGGAACTGCGGCGAATACACCAGCGGCTGGTCGCGGCTGATCGCCGTCAGCAGCGCCAGCCGCGTGTTGCTGCGCGGTGGCAGCACGCGACGGATCGCCTGCGCTGGGGCCCCGCGCACATTGCTCGTGCCGATGAATGCCAGGGCAACCTCGACCGGCGCGTACAGATCGTTGCGCGCAAACACCACATCGACGCCCTTCTGCTTCTTGATGTCCAGGTACACCTGACGGTCGAGACGCTCGACCATGCGATCCTGAAACACGAACACTTTCGCGCCTTTGCTCGGGCGGTCACTGTACGAGACCACGCCGTTGGCGTCGGTGGATTTGTAAATGGTCATGGCCATCGCCAACTGGGAGGCCAGGCAGAGACCGCAGAAAAACAGCAGGCGCGCGAGCATGGGCAAAAGTCTGTCGAAGGGAGGCCTGGGAATCAGCCTAGCAGCTGAGACAGACCAGGCTAGTCGACAGATGTTTCAAATTGGCAGGAGCGGGAGATGGGTAGTGCTTTTGATGGCCCCTTCGCGAGCAGGCTCGCTCCCACAGGTTCGGTGTGATCTCTGTGGGAGCGAGCTTGCTCGCGAAGGCGGTGTCTCAGGCGAAGAAGATCAGGCGCCAGGCACGAAATGCTTCTGCGCCGTCCCACGGGCGATCAGGCGCGAGATGTAGTCTAGCTTCTGCGCGTCCTGGTCGACGAAGCGGAAGGTCAGTTGCAGCCAGTCGCTGTCGGCCTTTTGCTCGTGGGCGACGATGGCGTGCAGGTAACCATTGAGGCGGGCGATCTCGGCGTTGTCACCCTGCTCAAGATCGAGCACGGCGCTGTCGAGGATCTGCGGCAGGGTCTCGGTGCGCTTCACCACCAGCAACGCTTCCTTGATGCTCAACGCTTTGATCACGCATTGCTGGGTACCGCTCGGCAACCGCAACTGGCCCTGACCGCGACCGCCCACCGGCGCCTTGGATGCACCGGGCGCCTGCACTGGCGGGCTGTTGAGCAAACCGCGCGATGGCGCAGCGGCGGCTGCCGGAGCTGCAGCGGCAGGCTTGGCAAACGGGTTGGCCGCAGCGGCAGCCGGAGCACCGCCAACCACGGCAGGCTTGCCACCGGTCAGTGCGCTCAGGGAATCGTTGCCGAACGCCGAGTTCATCTTGGTCGGCGCGCTGTTCATCAGGGTGTCGAGCTTGCCGACCTTGTTCAGCGCCTGCTTGACCTTGGTCAGCAACTGCTCGTTGGTGAACGGCTTGCTGACGTAGCCGGAAACGCCGGCCTGAATCGCCTGTACGACGTTTTCCTTGTCGCCACGGCTGGTCACCATGATGAAGGGCATGGTCTTGAGGTTGTCCTGCTCGCGGCACCAGGTCAGCAGTTCAAGACCGGACATTTCCGGCATTTCCCAGTCGCAGAGCACCAGGTCAAACGCCTCTCTGGCCAGCATGGCCTGGGCTTTTTTGCCGTTGATGGCGTCCTCGGTGCGGATCCCCGGGAAGTAATTACGCAGGCACTTTTTCACCAGGTCACGAATGAACGAAGCGTCGTCCACGACCAACACACTGATCTTGCTCATCCAACACCCCTATTAAAATCCCGGCAAGCATAACGCTGGCTGATGGCACATTGCCAAAACTCTTCAGTCACGCCGGGACTTTTCGTTCGCGGGTGCTGCTTTTTGATTCGCTTTAATTCGCGTCCGCCTTTGAAAAGCAGAAACAAAAACGCCCGGCCAGAGGGCCGGGCGCTTTTCTCAGGCAATCTTACTTATCGTCAGCTTCGCCCGGAACATTAGCGGTTTCGGCACTTGTGCCTTCAACTTCTTCCTTCATGCGCTTGAGGCCCATGTGCCGCACATCGGTGCCGCGCACCAGGTAGATCACCAGCTCGGAGATGTTGCGTGCGTGATCGCCGATGCGCTCCAGCGAACGCAGGACCCAGATGATGCTCAGCACCCGCGAGATAGAGCGCGGATCTTCCATCATGTACGTGGCCAACTCGCGCAGAGCGGTCTTGTATTCGCGGTCGATGATCTTGTCGTACTGCGCCACCGACAAGGCCAGATCAGCGTCGAAACGCGCGAAAGCGTCCAGCGCATCGCGAACCATGTTGCGCACCTGATCGCCAATGTGGCGAACCTCGACGTAACCACGCGGCGCTTCGCCTTCTTCGCACAACTGGATGGCACGGCGGGCGATCTTGGTCGCTTCGTCGCCGATACGCTCAAGATCGATTACCGACTTGGAAATGCTGATGATCAAACGCAGATCGGACGCCGCCGGCTGACGACGGGCAAGAATGCGCAGGCATTCTTCGTCGATGTTGCGTTCCATCTGATTGATCTGGTCGTCGATCTCACGGACCTGCTGAGCCAGACCCGAGTCGGCCTCGATCAGCGCCGTCACCGCGTCGTTGACCTGCTTCTCGACCAGCCCGCCCATGGCAAGGAGGTGGCTGCGCACTTCCTCGAGCTCAGCGTTGAACTGCGCGGAGATGTGGTGGGTAAGGCCTTCTTTACTAATCATGTTGGCGTCCTTGGAGCGTCCGGTAAGGTGCGGTGGGCCGCAGCGTCAATTCTGTGAATAACCCGCAACTGTCAGCCATAACGACCGGTGATGTAGTCTTCGGTCTGCTTCTTCGCCGGATTGGTGAACAGGGTATCGGTGTCGCCGAATTCCACCAGTTTGCCCATGTACATGAACGCCGTGTAGTCCGAAACCCGCGCGGCCTGTTGCATGTTGTGGGTCACGATGACGATGGTGAACTTGGACTTCAGCTCGTAGATCAGCTCTTCGACTTTCAGCGTCGAGATCGGGTCGAGAGCGGAGCACGGCTCGTCGAGCAGCAGCACTTCCGGCTCGACCGCGATGGTGCGGGCGATCACCAGACGCTGTTGCTGACCACCGGAAAGGCCAAGGGCCGAGTCGTGCAGGCGATCTTTGACCTCGTCCCACAGAGCCGCGCCCTTCAACGCCCACTCGACCGCTTCGTCGAGAATGCGCTTCTTGTTGATGCCCTGGATGCGCAGACCGTAGACCACGTTTTCGTAGATGG
This genomic interval from Pseudomonas koreensis contains the following:
- a CDS encoding response regulator, with protein sequence MSKISVLVVDDASFIRDLVKKCLRNYFPGIRTEDAINGKKAQAMLAREAFDLVLCDWEMPEMSGLELLTWCREQDNLKTMPFIMVTSRGDKENVVQAIQAGVSGYVSKPFTNEQLLTKVKQALNKVGKLDTLMNSAPTKMNSAFGNDSLSALTGGKPAVVGGAPAAAAANPFAKPAAAAPAAAAAPSRGLLNSPPVQAPGASKAPVGGRGQGQLRLPSGTQQCVIKALSIKEALLVVKRTETLPQILDSAVLDLEQGDNAEIARLNGYLHAIVAHEQKADSDWLQLTFRFVDQDAQKLDYISRLIARGTAQKHFVPGA
- the phoU gene encoding phosphate signaling complex protein PhoU; the encoded protein is MISKEGLTHHISAQFNAELEEVRSHLLAMGGLVEKQVNDAVTALIEADSGLAQQVREIDDQINQMERNIDEECLRILARRQPAASDLRLIISISKSVIDLERIGDEATKIARRAIQLCEEGEAPRGYVEVRHIGDQVRNMVRDALDAFARFDADLALSVAQYDKIIDREYKTALRELATYMMEDPRSISRVLSIIWVLRSLERIGDHARNISELVIYLVRGTDVRHMGLKRMKEEVEGTSAETANVPGEADDK
- the pstB gene encoding phosphate ABC transporter ATP-binding protein PstB, whose translation is MQHETHSHGINMSALGRDKQSLNLAQETVAIEVPGLSLYYGEKQALFDVSMNIPKQRVTAFIGPSGCGKSTLLRTFNRMNDLVDGCRVEGAINLYGNNIYRKGEDVAELRRRVGMVFQKPNPFPKTIYENVVYGLRIQGINKKRILDEAVEWALKGAALWDEVKDRLHDSALGLSGGQQQRLVIARTIAVEPEVLLLDEPCSALDPISTLKVEELIYELKSKFTIVIVTHNMQQAARVSDYTAFMYMGKLVEFGDTDTLFTNPAKKQTEDYITGRYG